From the Cyanobacterium sp. T60_A2020_053 genome, one window contains:
- a CDS encoding DMT family transporter encodes MAAIFVRFCQQEAQNTTVAFSLFIAFARLAIASIFLLPTYPRLASSSLKGMYWAMGAGICLALHFATWISSLGFTSVTASVAIVTTNPLWVALLSWWFREESLSRRQWWGIIMALLGSVIVAGGGNSDSVVGENPLLGAILALMGSWFASGYLLLGTEAQKQGLSTGNYIIIAYLTGALLLAPFPFLFGVGYGGYSENVYFYLILMAVISQVIGHTSFNWSLKYLSTTMVALIILLEPVASSLLAFLLFAEIPTVTVGGGALIVLMGVMISLKK; translated from the coding sequence ATGGCGGCTATTTTTGTTCGTTTTTGTCAACAGGAAGCCCAAAATACTACCGTTGCTTTTAGTTTATTTATTGCTTTTGCCCGTTTAGCTATTGCTAGTATTTTTTTACTGCCTACTTATCCTCGTTTAGCTTCTTCCAGTCTCAAGGGTATGTATTGGGCCATGGGCGCTGGTATTTGTTTGGCACTACATTTTGCTACTTGGATTAGTTCCCTTGGTTTTACTTCTGTGACGGCATCTGTGGCGATTGTTACAACTAATCCTTTATGGGTGGCTTTGTTGTCTTGGTGGTTTCGAGAAGAAAGTTTGAGTCGCCGTCAGTGGTGGGGAATTATTATGGCTTTACTTGGTAGTGTGATTGTTGCTGGTGGTGGCAATAGTGATAGTGTCGTGGGGGAAAATCCCTTACTGGGTGCTATCTTAGCGTTAATGGGTAGTTGGTTTGCTAGTGGTTATCTACTTTTAGGCACTGAGGCACAAAAGCAAGGGCTTTCTACGGGTAATTATATTATTATTGCTTATTTGACGGGCGCTTTATTGTTAGCGCCCTTCCCCTTTCTTTTTGGTGTCGGCTATGGTGGTTATAGTGAAAATGTGTATTTTTATTTAATTTTAATGGCAGTCATTTCTCAGGTAATTGGTCATACTAGCTTTAATTGGAGTTTAAAGTATCTTTCTACCACCATGGTAGCCCTCATTATTTTATTAGAGCCTGTAGCTTCTAGCTTGTTAGCTTTTTTGTTGTTTGCTGAAATCCCGACGGTGACAGTGGGAGGAGGGGCGCTGATCGTTTTGATGGGTGTCATGATTTCTTTAAAAAAATAA
- the psbC gene encoding photosystem II reaction center protein CP43, translated as MVTLSNTSIGGRDLESTGFAWWSGNARLINLSGKLLGAHVAHAGLIVFWAGAMTLFETAHFIPEKPMYEQGLILLPHIATLGWGVGAGGEITDTFPFFVAGVLHIISSAVLGLGGLYHALRGPETLEEYSSFFGYDWKDKNQMTNIIGYHLILLGVGAFLLVFKAMFFGGVYDTWAPGGGDVRIITNPTLDPGTIFGYLLKAPFGGEGWIMSVNNMEDIIGGHIWVGFICISGGIWHILTKPFGWVRRAFIWSGEAYLSYSLGALSLMGFIASVMVWYNNTAYPSEFYGPTGAEASQAQALTYLIRDQRLGANVGSAQGPTGLGKYLMRSPTGEIIFGGETMRFWDFRGPWLEPLRGPNGLDLDKVRNDIQPWQVRRAAEYMTHAPLGSLNSVGGVITDVNSFNYVSPRAWLATSHFVLGFFFLIGHLWHAGRARAAAGGFEKGIDRETEPTLFMPDLD; from the coding sequence GTGGTAACGCTCTCTAATACTTCTATTGGCGGTCGTGACTTAGAATCTACTGGATTTGCTTGGTGGTCTGGCAATGCTAGATTAATTAATTTATCCGGTAAGTTACTAGGTGCGCACGTCGCCCATGCTGGTCTAATCGTATTTTGGGCTGGCGCAATGACTTTGTTTGAAACAGCGCACTTCATCCCTGAAAAACCAATGTATGAGCAAGGTTTAATCTTGTTACCTCACATTGCTACTTTAGGTTGGGGTGTGGGCGCTGGTGGCGAAATTACTGATACTTTTCCGTTTTTCGTTGCTGGTGTATTACACATTATTTCCTCTGCCGTTCTCGGTTTAGGTGGTCTGTACCATGCTTTGCGTGGTCCTGAAACTTTAGAAGAGTATTCTAGTTTCTTTGGCTACGATTGGAAAGATAAAAACCAAATGACTAATATCATCGGTTATCACCTCATTCTTTTAGGTGTGGGTGCTTTCCTATTGGTGTTTAAAGCCATGTTCTTTGGTGGTGTCTATGATACATGGGCGCCCGGTGGTGGTGATGTGCGCATCATTACCAATCCTACTCTTGATCCCGGCACTATCTTTGGCTACTTGCTCAAAGCGCCTTTCGGTGGTGAAGGTTGGATCATGAGTGTGAACAACATGGAAGACATCATCGGTGGTCACATTTGGGTCGGTTTTATCTGTATCAGTGGTGGTATTTGGCATATTTTGACCAAGCCTTTTGGTTGGGTGCGCCGTGCTTTCATCTGGTCTGGTGAGGCTTATTTATCCTACAGTTTGGGTGCTTTGTCCTTAATGGGCTTCATTGCTTCCGTTATGGTATGGTACAATAATACTGCTTACCCTAGTGAGTTTTATGGGCCGACGGGCGCTGAGGCTTCTCAGGCTCAGGCTTTAACTTACTTAATCCGTGACCAGCGCTTAGGTGCTAACGTGGGTTCTGCTCAAGGTCCTACTGGTTTAGGTAAATATTTAATGCGTTCTCCTACCGGTGAAATTATCTTCGGTGGTGAAACCATGCGTTTCTGGGACTTCCGTGGTCCTTGGTTGGAGCCTCTTCGTGGTCCCAACGGTCTTGATTTAGATAAAGTCAGAAATGACATTCAACCTTGGCAGGTTCGTCGTGCGGCTGAATACATGACCCACGCGCCTTTAGGTTCTTTAAACTCTGTTGGTGGTGTAATCACTGACGTTAACTCTTTCAACTATGTATCTCCTCGTGCATGGTTAGCTACTTCTCACTTCGTTTTAGGTTTCTTCTTCTTAATTGGTCACTTATGGCACGCTGGACGCGCTCGTGCGGCTGCTGGTGGTTTTGAGAAAGGAATTGATCGTGAGACTGAGCCTACTTTATTTATGCCTGATCTTGACTAA
- the psbD gene encoding photosystem II D2 protein (photosystem q(a) protein), which translates to MTIAVGRAPAERGWFDALDDWLKRDRFVFVGWSGILLFPCAYMALGGWLTGTTFVTSWYTHGLASSYLEGANFLTVAVSSPADVFGHSLLFLWGPEAQGDLTRWFQIGGLWSFVALHGAFGLIGFMLRQFEISRLVGIRPYNAIAFSGPIAVFVSVFLMYPLGQSSWFFAPSFGVAGIFRFILFLQGFHNWTLNPFHMMGVAGILGGALLCAIHGATVENTLFQDGEQANTFRAFEPTQAEETYSMVTANRFWSQIFGIAFSNKRWLHFFMLFVPVTGLWMSSIGIVGLAFNLRAYDFVSQELRAAEDPEFETFYTKNILLNEGLRAWMAPQDQPHERFEFPEEVLPRGNAL; encoded by the coding sequence ATGACTATTGCAGTCGGACGCGCACCAGCCGAAAGAGGTTGGTTTGATGCCCTAGACGACTGGCTCAAAAGAGACAGATTCGTTTTTGTTGGTTGGTCTGGAATCCTTCTTTTCCCTTGTGCTTACATGGCTTTGGGTGGCTGGTTAACTGGTACTACCTTCGTAACCTCTTGGTACACTCACGGTTTAGCTAGTTCCTATTTGGAAGGCGCTAATTTCTTAACCGTTGCTGTATCCAGTCCTGCTGATGTTTTCGGTCACTCCTTACTATTTTTATGGGGACCTGAAGCTCAAGGCGATCTCACTCGCTGGTTTCAAATCGGTGGTTTATGGAGCTTCGTAGCCCTTCACGGTGCTTTCGGTTTAATTGGCTTCATGTTACGTCAGTTTGAAATCTCTCGTCTTGTGGGCATTCGTCCTTACAACGCTATTGCTTTCTCTGGTCCTATTGCTGTATTTGTCAGCGTATTTTTAATGTATCCTTTAGGACAATCTAGCTGGTTTTTCGCTCCTTCTTTCGGAGTAGCAGGAATTTTCCGCTTTATTTTGTTCTTACAAGGTTTCCACAACTGGACTCTTAATCCCTTTCACATGATGGGAGTAGCTGGTATTCTTGGTGGTGCTTTACTTTGTGCTATTCACGGTGCAACGGTAGAAAACACCTTATTCCAAGATGGTGAACAAGCAAATACTTTCCGTGCCTTTGAGCCTACCCAAGCGGAAGAAACCTATTCAATGGTGACAGCAAACCGTTTCTGGTCTCAAATTTTCGGTATTGCTTTCTCCAACAAACGTTGGTTACACTTCTTCATGTTGTTTGTACCTGTGACGGGTTTATGGATGAGTTCTATTGGTATCGTGGGTTTAGCTTTTAACCTTCGTGCTTATGACTTCGTATCTCAAGAATTGAGAGCGGCTGAAGACCCTGAATTTGAAACATTTTATACCAAAAACATCCTATTAAACGAGGGGTTGCGCGCATGGATGGCGCCTCAAGACCAACCCCACGAAAGATTTGAATTTCCTGAGGAGGTACTTCCCCGTGGTAACGCTCTCTAA
- a CDS encoding 1-acyl-sn-glycerol-3-phosphate acyltransferase translates to MKKTEIKELKKKNTAIFKITKFTIVNPIFRVYFRGKVINGDKVPTTGKLIIVSNHASVFDPPLLVCGLNRPVSFMAKQELFSAPAFGNLITALGAYPVDREKGDRNAIRQAMMRIDTGWATCLFLEGTRTLDGRIYEPKMGAALISAKTQAPLLPVCLIGTEKILTPHHKFPQPVPVTIKIGDLIQPPTSSNKDELLRITAECADSINQLHQ, encoded by the coding sequence ATGAAAAAAACGGAAATTAAAGAACTGAAAAAGAAAAACACTGCTATTTTTAAAATTACTAAATTTACCATCGTTAATCCTATTTTCAGGGTATATTTTCGGGGTAAAGTCATCAACGGTGATAAAGTACCCACCACAGGTAAACTAATTATTGTCAGTAATCATGCTAGTGTTTTTGATCCACCCCTTCTCGTTTGTGGACTCAATCGCCCTGTTTCTTTCATGGCAAAACAAGAATTATTCAGCGCCCCTGCCTTTGGTAATTTAATCACCGCTTTAGGTGCATATCCAGTAGATAGAGAAAAAGGCGACCGCAATGCTATTCGTCAAGCCATGATGAGAATTGATACTGGTTGGGCAACCTGCCTATTTCTCGAAGGTACACGCACCCTAGATGGTAGAATATATGAGCCGAAGATGGGCGCTGCTTTGATTTCCGCTAAAACTCAAGCGCCCTTACTGCCTGTTTGCTTAATTGGTACGGAAAAAATTTTAACACCTCATCATAAATTTCCACAACCTGTACCAGTTACTATCAAAATAGGGGATTTAATTCAGCCTCCCACTTCTAGTAATAAAGATGAATTACTGCGGATTACGGCGGAGTGCGCTGATTCCATCAATCAACTTCATCAATGA